The region CGGTGCGCGCAGGGTCGAGCCCGTGGATGCGCGCAATCGCCTCGAAGGCCTCGCGGTGCTGGCGTGCGGGGAAGGGGCCGCCGGTCTCGCCATAGACGAAGACCTCGACACCCGGCTCCGCGTGCGAGAGGCACAGGCGCATGTGGTTGGCCGCGCCCTCGTCGCCGAAGGGGGGCGGGACCGGCGGGTGGACCGCGAAGTGCGCCTCGTCGGCAAAGGCAAGGCTGAGCTGGGCCAGGGTCTCGTGCCATTCGTGGCTGCGGTGCGGCATCGTCACAAGGTTGGCGACGGTCAGGTGGCAGCGCGCGTCGGCGCAGTCGGCGGCGGGGCTGACGGTGGCGGCATTGGCGGCCCACATCGGCGAGGCCGACATGGCATTGGCGCGCAGCGCCTGCGAGGCGGCTTCCATGCTGGTGCCAAGGCGCGCCAGCCATGCCTCGTCGGGGCGGCGCTGGGGCACGAAGAAGCCCTGCGCCAGCCCCAGCTCGAGGTTGGCGCGCATCTTGGCGAGCCCTTGAAGCGCGGCATCGCGCGGACGCGAGACCTTGCCCAGGTTCTTCGCCGAGGCGAGATTGCCGAGACTGAGCCCTGCGTAGTTGTGGCTGGGGCCGACGATGCCGTCGAAGTTGATTTCGGTGATCATTGCGGGGGTTCCTCAGGCAGGCGCGCAGGTCAGCGCATCGCCGGTTCCGACGCCGAGCAGCGCGGCGGCTTCCTCGTCGATGGTGACGGAGCCGTCCGCGTTCTCGACAAGGCGGGCCTGACAGGCGCGGAAATCGGCGAGGCGGCCATGCGAGACGATGTGCGTCGGCGTGCCTTCCTGATCGGCGGTGAGCGCCGAGATTGTCAGCTCGCGCGCCTGTCGGATGGTGCGGATGCGGTCGGTGTCCGCGATCATGGTCGGGCCGCCGTCGAAGATGTCGACATACTTCTGGTAGGAGAAGCCCTCATCCTCGAGCATGCGCATCGCCGGACGGCCGGAATAGTGCGGCTGGCCCATGACCTGACGCGCCGCGTCGGACAGCAGCGCGGTATAGATCGGGTGCTTGGGCATGAGGTCGGCGATGAACTGGTTGCCGTGGCGCGCGTTGAACTCGTCCGCCTCGTGGAACGACATGTCGAAAAAGCGCCCGGCCAGCCCGTCCCAGAACGGCGAATTGCCCGCATCGTCGATCGCGCCGCGCAGTTCGGCCAGCATCTTGGGACCGAAGCGGGGGCGGTGGCCGTGGACGAAGAGGTAGCGCGAGCGCGCGAGCAGCTTGCCCACGCCTGCCGAACGCTCGTTCGCGTCGAGATAGAGCCCGCCGACCTCGCTCGAACCGTCGAGATCGGTGCTCAGCGTCAGCATCTCGGCGCGGAAGGTGCGGCCCAGTTCCTCGCTGTGCTGGGTGATGTGGCCGAGACGATAGGAATAGAACGGCCAGCGCGTGCCGACCTGCGAGAAGATCTGGCAGGTACCCGCGATGCGGCCCGTCGCGGTGTTCTCGAGGATGAAGACGAACAGGTCGTCGGCGATGCTCTCCTCGTCGCGCCCGAAGCAGGTCGCGGTGCGTTCGAGCTTGGCTTTGAGCGTCGGGCGGTCGGGCGGCAGGTTGGTGAAGCCGCCGCCGGTCCCCTTGGCCATGCGGTAGAGGGCGTCGAGGTCTTCCTCGCGGGCGGCGCGCAGTACGAATGTCATGGGCTCAGTCCTGCAGTGCGAGGCCGTGCCTGTCCAGCCGGTGCAGCACCAGCGCGGTCAGGCGCGCGCGCGCGTCGAGCGAATCGGCGAGCAGGAACTCGTCGGGGGAGTGGATCGCACCGCCGAGCGCACCCATCGTGTCGAGCACCGGCACGCCGCAGGCAGCGATGTTGTTGCCGTCGCACACCCCTCCGGTGTCGTTCCAGCGCATCGCCTGGCCAAGGTCGCCGGCGGCCTTGCTGACCAGCCCGTAGAGCGCCTCGGTCTCGGTCGAGATCGGCTTGGGCGGGCGCGAGACGCCGCCGTGGGCGTGGACGGTGACCTCGTGCTCGCGCGCGACCTCGGCGAAGGCGGCATCGACGAGGCGCTGCGCGCTCTCGGCGAGCTCGGGCGTGCGCGGGCGCATGTTGAAATGGAGGATCGCGAGATCGGGCACGGTGTTGTTGGGCGCGCCGCCCTCGATGCGTGCCGGGTTCACCGTGAGCCCGTCGCGCACCAGCGCGGCGAGGCGCAGCGCGAGGTCGGATGCGGCGACCAGCGCGTTGCGACCGTCCTGCGGGTTGCGCCCGGCGTGCGCCGACTTGCCGCGGATCACCACGGCATAGTTGCCCGAACCCGGCCTCGCGCGGGCCATCGAGCCGTCGGGCAGCGCGGGCTCGTAAGTGAGGGCGGCGAGCTTGCCTTTCGCGAGCTGGGCGATGAGCGCGTTGGAGGAGAGCGAGCCGGTCTCCTCGTCCGCATTGATCATGACGTCGTAGCCGAGTGTCGGCGCGCCGCGCTCGTAGGCGAGGAGGCCTTCGAGCATGAGCGAGAGCCCGCCCTTCATGTCGGCGGTGCCGGGTCCGTGAAGGGTGTTCTCGTCGAGCCAGTCGCAGGTCTGGAAGGGGTGGTCGCTGGCATAGACGGTGTCCATGTGCCCGGTCAGGATGACCCGGCGCGCGGCCTCGGGGCGCACCGAGACGACGAGGTGGCGACCATGGGGCAGAGCGCGCGGCTTGCCTTCGCCATCAACCTTCTCGACCTTGCCCGGCTCGACCAGCCGGACTTCGCCGGGCAGCGCGGAAAAGGCGCTGGCGAGCTTGTCGGCCATGGTGGCGAGGCCGTCCAGATTGGCGGTGCCGCTGTTGACCGCGGCCCAGTCGAGCGTGCGCTCCAGCACCGGCGCGCGCTCCACCGGGGCGAGGAGGTCACGTTCTTCGTGAGTCAATCCGGTCATGAAATTTTCGTCCCCTCTCGGCTTCGATTATGGCTTTTGGGGGTAACGTATGGACCCGGGCAAAGGTTGTCCACTCAGGCCGGTTTTTGCCGGTGGTCCTTCCATCCGTCATTCCCGCGCAGGCGGGAATCCAGCGCGGATCAGGGCGAAGGCTGGACGCGAGAACCTACGCCGGACGCATCAACCGCTCGCGCAACGAGGCTGTGAGATGCGCAGCGTCGCGTCGACTGGATTCCCGCCTGCGCGGGAATGACGAGGTAAATGGGGCGAGGGCGATGTGCAGCGCAGTGTCTGCCTGCCGCCCTCGCTTCAGTGGGCGCAGGCTTACCCGTGCGCGCCGAACTCGTTGGCGATTGCGGTGGTGATCCTGAGGCCCAGCGCATGGCAGCGCTCGATCGGCTGGATGTAGTCCTCGTGGATCTGGCCGTAGCCCGCCGCGCCGCCGTCGGGGTAGTCGCTCGGCTCGTCGACGCTGAAGTCGCCGATCGAGGGGAAGTGCACCGGGAAGGCGCGGCGCAGCTGGGCGAGGCCGTCGTCGACGCGCAGGGTGAAGAACATCTCGAGCACGTCGTCGCGGCTGATGTCGTTGGCGCGCGAGAAGGCCGGGACCATGACCGCGCGCAGGAACATGTGCTTCATCAGCGCGAGGCGCAGTGCCTGCAGCGCGCCGAGCGAGCGGCGGGTGTGCTCGCGGTCGGGCAGCGGGGCCTCGTCGGGGACGAGATCGAGCAGCTTGTGCAGCTTCATCGCATCGACGCGCAGGCGCGAGGCGAGCCGGCGGAACACGCCGGTGCGGTCGTCCTTGGTGAGGTATTCGCCGATCCTGAGGCAGGCATCGGCGATGTGCTGCTCGTCGCCGCGATAGGGGCGGCTGGCCCAGTAGGCCGAGTTGAACAGCTCGCCATAGGCGCCCACGGTCTTGATCGAGCCGAGCGCGTCGGCGGCGCGCACGAGGCGCATGATCTGGCGACCGCGCTCGCTTTCGGTAAGCAGACCCGCGATCTCCTCGACGTTGCCGTCCGCCGCGGTGCCGACGCCGGCGATGACGTTGACCGGGTAGCCCAGCTGCTGGAGGATCGAGTTGTGCGGGATCGCGCGGATCTGGCGCAGGTTCATCGTGCGGTCCGAGGCGAGGTCGGACTGGCGGCGCGACTTGCGGCTGCCGGTATCGTTGAGCATGCCCAGGCCAAAGGCGGTGATCGCGCGGCTGTAGGTGCTCGATTCGAGGTGCGCGTGCTGCACCTCGCGGATGTTGCGGTAGAAATCGAGGCTGAGGTCGGTGCGGCGGTAGAACAGGTCGGTCTGCGCATCGGCATCGGCGCCCCACAAAGGCCGCTCGGCCATGCGGGTGAGCGTTGCGAGCGCAAGCTCGTCAGAGCCGAACCACAAGTAGCCGTCGCCCCCCTGAAACGAGACCTCGGGTTCCAGCCTGATCCCGGCGCGCACGAAGCGGCGGCGCGCCCAGGGCGACATCTGCCAGTCGAAGCGGTCGTCGATGCTGGAAGGATGGCAGCCGCGGCCCATTGATTCGCCGCCGGTGTTGAAGATCAGCGCGGCGACGTCGGTCAGCCCGTTGGCGGCCATGGCTTCGGCGAGGCGGCCCTGCAGGCGCTCGATGGCGAGGGCAGCGGGGATCTGGCCGACGAAGCGGCCCGCGTCGGAAAAGCCGGTCTGGATGCAGATGCGCCCGCGCTTGCGCGCATAGTCGCGATAGGCGGGCTCTGCCAGCACGGCATCGAGGAAGCGTCCGCCATGTTCGAGCGCGGTCTCGGTCTCGAACAGGGGCGAAACGTCGACCTTGTCCTCGATCCCGAACATGCGTGCGAAATAGAGCGCGGCGAGCACGGTGGTGGGCTGCTCGCACTCGGCGACGAGCATGCGGATCGGGGTGTCGGCGTCGATGTGCTGGAGGATCTGCGCCATCGCGAGGAATTGGCGCACTGCGGTCGAGTTCTCGATCGCCAGCGCGGCGAAATTGGAACGCAGCGGAGTTACCTCGGCGAGCAGTTCGCGCATGCGCACCAGCGCTGCCTGGCTCGAGAGCGAGAGCTTGCCCTGCGGGTCGATGCGACGGCGGATCGCGTTCTGCAGTTGCGAGGCGTTCACGCGGAAGTGGATCCAGCCCATGCCGAGGCCATCGGCGCGCATCGAGGCGGCGACGACGAGCAGGTCGCGCGCGACCTCGTGCCCGGCATGGCGGGCCTCTTCCTCGAGCTGGGCGATCACGCCCTCGAGGCTGACGAGCTTGTCCGCGTGATCGGCGGTGAGCGCGTTGGCGGCGGCGGACATGGCCTCGGGATCGGAGAGGTCCTGTGCGAAGTTCTCCGCCATGCGCGTGGTGTGCGCGGCGGCGCGGCGCAGCGTTTCGGCGATGGCGCTTTCGTGCCGGTCGAGCGCGTCTGCATAGCTTTCGAGCCGCATCGCCTTTTCCTGCAGGCGGTAGCGGATCGAGGTGTTCCACGAGATGTCGGTGCGCCCGTCCATGTCGTAGCCGACCCAGGTGGCAAAGCGCACCGGCAACGGCTGCAGGCTCTTCCAGCGCTTGGGCCAGCGCTGCGCGGCGATGTCGAGCAGGCGCGCGGACATGCGCTCGCGCGCCTTCTGGCCACGCGTGATCGCGGCCATCGCGGCTCCATGTTCGTAGTCGAGCGTGATCGCATCGCGCGCGGGCGAGGCGGCGCAGACCGAGTTGTCGGTGAGACTGCCCGTGGAGGCCGAGGTAACGACCGCCTCGCTCTGTGCCGAGGTCAGCAGGAAGGTCGGGTGCGCGGTAAAGACGACGTGCGCGGCAGGGCGCTGCCAGCGCGCGGCGAAAGCGGTGAAGTCGTCTTCGCCGGCGACCGTGTCGAGGCTGGCGTCGTTGCCCTCGAGCGCCATCGTGCCGAGCAGGCGGTCGAGCCGGACCGCGCGGGCGCGGAGGCCCTCGCACTCCATCTCCGCGACCAGCGCCTCGATCGCGTCGAGGCTCATCTCGCCGTTCTCGAGTTTGCGCGAGAGTTCGAGGCCGAGCTGGAAGACCGGGTTGTAGAGCGGCGTTTGCGCGGTGAGCTTGTGCAGTTCGCTCAGGCGGGCGTTCAGATCCTCGACGGTCGAGAGGGCCGGTCCGGTCATCTAGCAGGCTCCTTGGTCACATTTCGGGAGAGGGGCGTACTCGGTTGGGAAGGCGTGGGAGGCAGCGCGGACAGCGCTGCCCCCGCAAGGTATCAGGCGGCGCCGAGCTTCGAGGCGATGCGCGCATCGGCCTCGATCTTCGCAACGTCGGGAGTGCCCTTGGGCACCATCCACGAGCCGCCCACGCAGATCACCGCGTCGAGCGCGAGCCACTGCGGTGCGTTTTCGGGGGTGACGCCGCCGGTCGGGCAGAACTTGGCGCTCGCGAGCGGGGCCGAGATCGCCTTGAGCGCGGGCGGACCGCCAGCGGCCATGGCGGGGAAGAACTTGAGCCGGTCGAAGCCCATGTCGAGCGCGAGCATGATGTCGGTCGCGTTGGCGGTGCCGGGCAGCAGCGGCACGTCGGCCTTGAGCGCAGCTTCGCCCAGCGCGGGCGTGAGGCCGGGCGAGACGAGGAATTCCGCGCCCGCATCGAGCGCCTTTTCCATGTCCGAGGGGCTGAGCACGGTACCCGCGCCGACGGTCGCGCCGGGCACGGTCTTCATCGCCTTGATGACGTCGAGCGCGCAAGGCGTGCGCAGCGTGACCTCGAGCGCAGGCAGACCACCGGCGACGAGCGCCTCGGCGATCGGCACGGCATGGGCGACGTCCTCGATCACCAGCACGGGCACCACGGGGGCGAGGCGCATCACGGCCTCGACGCGGTCGGAATAGGTGGTCATTGCGAAAGGTGCTCCCGGACATAGGCGGCAGCCGCGCCGAACAGGCCGGGCTGCGGATGGGTGATGAGCTTGACGGGAAGGCCCGCCATCATGTTGGCGAAACGGCCCTTGGCGCAGAAGCGCTCGGAGAAGCCGGACTTGAGGATGGTCTGGCGGATGCGGTAGCCGAGCCCGCCCGCGATGACGACGCCGCTCGCGCCGTGAGCGAGGGCATAGTCGCCCGCCGCCGCGCCGAGCGAGAGGCAGAAGCGGTCGACCGCCGCATTGGCCAGCGGGTCTTCCCGGGATTCCGAGGTTCCGGCAGTCCAGATCTCGATGTCGGTCTTCTCGACCAGCGGCGTGTGCTGCATCGAGGCCAGCGTCTCGTAGATGTCGACGATGGCAGGGCCCGAGACGACGCGCTCGACCGAGACGCGATTGTGGCGCTTCCTGAGGCGCGCGAGGATCGCGTCGTCGACGAGGTCGAGCGGCGCGAAGTCGATGTGCCCGCCCTCGGTTGCCTGCACGTGGTACGACTTGCCGCCGCCGCGCCAGACATGCGCGACGCCAAGGCCCGTGCCCGGGCCGAGCACGCTCAATGTGCCCTTCGCGGGCAGCGCGGTGTCAGGCCCGGCGAGGTGGACGAATTCGTCCTCGTGCGCGCAGGCGACGGCGTGGCCCACAGCCTCGAAGTCGTTGACGATGGTGTAGGAGGTCGCGCCGAGCCGCTCCTCGATCATGGCCGGGCGGATGATCCAAGGGTTGTTGGTGAACTTGATCACCTCGCCGCCGACCGGGCCTGCCACCGCGAAGGAGACCGCGCTGGGCAGGTTGCCGCCGTTCATCGCCGCGAAGGCCTGCCAGGCGAGCTGGAAGCTGCCGTGGTCCTTGGTGTGCAGCGTCGCCGGTTCGCCCAGCGTGATCTTGCCCTGCGCATCCACCGTGGCGATGGCGAAACGGGCGTGAGTGCCGCCGATGTCGACCGCAACGAGCTGTGTCATCTCTCTCTCCGAATGCCCGGCCACCCCTTTCGCGGGGGCGGCGCTGGGCGTGTCGATGGTGCTCGCCGCGCTCACAGCCCGGCGACTTGAAGCATGGCCGAGCCGCCCTGTTCGGCGCCGCTGGCATTGATGCGGAACATCGCGAAGAGCTCGCGGCCCATGCCGACTGCCGCCTGGGGGGCAGGGGCGGGTTCGCGGCCCGAGAGATCGGCGCTGGTCGAAAGCTCGCCGGTCTCGGCGCAGACGCGCACGATGTCGCCGTCGCGAAGGTAGGCGAGCGGGCCCCAGCTGCCGTCTGCGGCGGGGAGCGCCTCGGGGGTCACGTGGATCGCGGCGGGGACCTTGCCCGATGCGCCCGACATGCGCCCGTCGGTCACCAGCGCGACCTTGTAGCCACGGTCCTGCAGGATGCCGAGCGGCGGGGTGAGCTTGTGCAGCTCGGGCATGCCGTTGGCACGCGGGCCCTGGAAGCGCACGACCACGACCACGTCCTTGTCGAGCTCGCCCGCCTTGAAGGCGGCGCTGACCTGTTCCTGGGTATCGAACACGCGGGCCGGGGCCTCGATCGTCCAGCGCTCCTTCTCGACCGCGCTGGTCTTGAAGGTGGCGCGTCCCAGGTTGCCCTCGACGAGGCGCATGCCGCCATCGGGCTGGAAGGCGTTGGCGACGGTGCGCAGCATGGTGTCGTCGCCCGAGGTTTCCGGGGCGGGCTTCCAGGTCAGCTGGTCGCCGTCCATGGTCGGCTCGGTCGCATAGGCGCGCATGCCGCCCTCGGCGACGGTGAGGACGTCCTCGTGGGCAAGGCCTGCATCGAGCAGTTCGCGCACC is a window of Novosphingobium aureum DNA encoding:
- a CDS encoding arginine N-succinyltransferase, with amino-acid sequence MTFVLRAAREEDLDALYRMAKGTGGGFTNLPPDRPTLKAKLERTATCFGRDEESIADDLFVFILENTATGRIAGTCQIFSQVGTRWPFYSYRLGHITQHSEELGRTFRAEMLTLSTDLDGSSEVGGLYLDANERSAGVGKLLARSRYLFVHGHRPRFGPKMLAELRGAIDDAGNSPFWDGLAGRFFDMSFHEADEFNARHGNQFIADLMPKHPIYTALLSDAARQVMGQPHYSGRPAMRMLEDEGFSYQKYVDIFDGGPTMIADTDRIRTIRQARELTISALTADQEGTPTHIVSHGRLADFRACQARLVENADGSVTIDEEAAALLGVGTGDALTCAPA
- a CDS encoding N-succinylarginine dihydrolase gives rise to the protein MITEINFDGIVGPSHNYAGLSLGNLASAKNLGKVSRPRDAALQGLAKMRANLELGLAQGFFVPQRRPDEAWLARLGTSMEAASQALRANAMSASPMWAANAATVSPAADCADARCHLTVANLVTMPHRSHEWHETLAQLSLAFADEAHFAVHPPVPPPFGDEGAANHMRLCLSHAEPGVEVFVYGETGGPFPARQHREAFEAIARIHGLDPARTVFAQQSAEAIAAGAFHNDVVAVANERVLLTHELAFAEREAVYAQLREKVPEIEIVEVPASAVSLSDAIASYLFNAQLVTLPSGETALVLPGEARETPAVWDWLEAHVAGNGPIRQLFVHDLRESMANGGGPACLRLRVVADPAHVDPRFIATPEKLDAIEAVVRAYWPEEIAVEDLGDPDLWRRCIEARTALCAVLGLHELDRESF
- a CDS encoding phosphoenolpyruvate carboxylase, with the protein product MTGPALSTVEDLNARLSELHKLTAQTPLYNPVFQLGLELSRKLENGEMSLDAIEALVAEMECEGLRARAVRLDRLLGTMALEGNDASLDTVAGEDDFTAFAARWQRPAAHVVFTAHPTFLLTSAQSEAVVTSASTGSLTDNSVCAASPARDAITLDYEHGAAMAAITRGQKARERMSARLLDIAAQRWPKRWKSLQPLPVRFATWVGYDMDGRTDISWNTSIRYRLQEKAMRLESYADALDRHESAIAETLRRAAAHTTRMAENFAQDLSDPEAMSAAANALTADHADKLVSLEGVIAQLEEEARHAGHEVARDLLVVAASMRADGLGMGWIHFRVNASQLQNAIRRRIDPQGKLSLSSQAALVRMRELLAEVTPLRSNFAALAIENSTAVRQFLAMAQILQHIDADTPIRMLVAECEQPTTVLAALYFARMFGIEDKVDVSPLFETETALEHGGRFLDAVLAEPAYRDYARKRGRICIQTGFSDAGRFVGQIPAALAIERLQGRLAEAMAANGLTDVAALIFNTGGESMGRGCHPSSIDDRFDWQMSPWARRRFVRAGIRLEPEVSFQGGDGYLWFGSDELALATLTRMAERPLWGADADAQTDLFYRRTDLSLDFYRNIREVQHAHLESSTYSRAITAFGLGMLNDTGSRKSRRQSDLASDRTMNLRQIRAIPHNSILQQLGYPVNVIAGVGTAADGNVEEIAGLLTESERGRQIMRLVRAADALGSIKTVGAYGELFNSAYWASRPYRGDEQHIADACLRIGEYLTKDDRTGVFRRLASRLRVDAMKLHKLLDLVPDEAPLPDREHTRRSLGALQALRLALMKHMFLRAVMVPAFSRANDISRDDVLEMFFTLRVDDGLAQLRRAFPVHFPSIGDFSVDEPSDYPDGGAAGYGQIHEDYIQPIERCHALGLRITTAIANEFGAHG
- a CDS encoding hydrolase, whose product is MTGLTHEERDLLAPVERAPVLERTLDWAAVNSGTANLDGLATMADKLASAFSALPGEVRLVEPGKVEKVDGEGKPRALPHGRHLVVSVRPEAARRVILTGHMDTVYASDHPFQTCDWLDENTLHGPGTADMKGGLSLMLEGLLAYERGAPTLGYDVMINADEETGSLSSNALIAQLAKGKLAALTYEPALPDGSMARARPGSGNYAVVIRGKSAHAGRNPQDGRNALVAASDLALRLAALVRDGLTVNPARIEGGAPNNTVPDLAILHFNMRPRTPELAESAQRLVDAAFAEVAREHEVTVHAHGGVSRPPKPISTETEALYGLVSKAAGDLGQAMRWNDTGGVCDGNNIAACGVPVLDTMGALGGAIHSPDEFLLADSLDARARLTALVLHRLDRHGLALQD
- the eda gene encoding bifunctional 4-hydroxy-2-oxoglutarate aldolase/2-dehydro-3-deoxy-phosphogluconate aldolase, with translation MTTYSDRVEAVMRLAPVVPVLVIEDVAHAVPIAEALVAGGLPALEVTLRTPCALDVIKAMKTVPGATVGAGTVLSPSDMEKALDAGAEFLVSPGLTPALGEAALKADVPLLPGTANATDIMLALDMGFDRLKFFPAMAAGGPPALKAISAPLASAKFCPTGGVTPENAPQWLALDAVICVGGSWMVPKGTPDVAKIEADARIASKLGAA
- a CDS encoding glucokinase: MTQLVAVDIGGTHARFAIATVDAQGKITLGEPATLHTKDHGSFQLAWQAFAAMNGGNLPSAVSFAVAGPVGGEVIKFTNNPWIIRPAMIEERLGATSYTIVNDFEAVGHAVACAHEDEFVHLAGPDTALPAKGTLSVLGPGTGLGVAHVWRGGGKSYHVQATEGGHIDFAPLDLVDDAILARLRKRHNRVSVERVVSGPAIVDIYETLASMQHTPLVEKTDIEIWTAGTSESREDPLANAAVDRFCLSLGAAAGDYALAHGASGVVIAGGLGYRIRQTILKSGFSERFCAKGRFANMMAGLPVKLITHPQPGLFGAAAAYVREHLSQ